The Pyramidobacter porci genome contains the following window.
ATCGAGCTCTCCATCCCCATGGTCTCCGCCATCATGCAGTCCGTCTCCAACGACACGATGGGCATCGCCCTCGCCAAAGCCGGCGGCGTCTCCTTCATCTACGGCTCGCAGTCCATCGAGAGCGAAGCCGCCATGGTCGCCAGGGTCAAGAGCCACAAGGCCGGTTTCGTCCCCAGCGACTCCAACGTCCGCCCCGACGCCACGCTGGCCGACATCCTCGCCCTGAAAGAGAAAACCGGGCACTCCACCGTCGCCGTCACCGACGACGGCACCGCCAACGGCAAGCTCGTCGGCATCGTTTCCAGCCGCGACTACCGCGTCAGCCGCATGCAGCCCACTGACAAAGTATCCGGATTCATGACCCCTCTGGCCCGACTCATCACCGCGCCCGACGGCACCTCGCTGAGCGAGGCCAACGACATCATCTGGGACAAAAAACTCAACTCGCTGCCCATCGTCGCCAAGGACGGCCGCCTCACCGCCTTCGTGTTCCGCAAGGACTACTCCGAGCACAAGGAGAACCCCAACGAACTGCTCGACGACCACAAGCGCTACGTCGTCGGCGCGGGCATCAACTCCCGCGACTACAAGGAGCGCGTGCCCGCGCTCGTCAAAGCCGGAGCCGACGTGCTCTGCATCGACTCGTCCGAAGGTTTTTCCGAGTGGCAGAAACTGACGCTGGAATGGATCCGCAAAGAGTACGGCGACGCCGTCAAGGTTGGCGCCGGCAACGTCGTCGACCGCGAAGGCTTCCTCTTCCTCGCCGAGTGCGGCGCGGATTTCGTCAAAGTCGGCATCGGCGGCGGCTCCA
Protein-coding sequences here:
- a CDS encoding IMP dehydrogenase; this encodes MATYINEPAHTFNEYLLIPGYSSSECRPENVSLHTPLVKFKKGESPAIELSIPMVSAIMQSVSNDTMGIALAKAGGVSFIYGSQSIESEAAMVARVKSHKAGFVPSDSNVRPDATLADILALKEKTGHSTVAVTDDGTANGKLVGIVSSRDYRVSRMQPTDKVSGFMTPLARLITAPDGTSLSEANDIIWDKKLNSLPIVAKDGRLTAFVFRKDYSEHKENPNELLDDHKRYVVGAGINSRDYKERVPALVKAGADVLCIDSSEGFSEWQKLTLEWIRKEYGDAVKVGAGNVVDREGFLFLAECGADFVKVGIGGGSICITRETKGIGRGQATSVIEVCQARDEYYRKTGVYIPVCSDGGIVYDHHITLALAMGADFVMLGRYFARFDESPSEKLLVGGTFVKEYWGEGSNRARNWQRYDFGGAGKLSFEEGVDSYVPYAGPLKENVERTCLKIKSTMCNCGAVTIAELQKKAKLTLVSATSIVEGGAHDVIRKEKTATEK